The sequence AATTTGCTTATAAGTATCAATTAACACTTTGAATTGATTTTGAGGATCATATTTATGAACTAATTCTTCAACAGTCATTTTACTCCTAAATTATTTGTCTTGTTCTTGTTATGTTATTATCTGCAAAAAACTTTTCGAGTTTACTAATAATTTCTTCCTGCGTACGAAGGGTGAGGCATTCCTCGGCAAGTTCTTTGGCTTTTTTATAGTCACAGCTTCGGATAATTCTTTTAGCATAAAGAATAGTAGATGGAGAAATGCTCAACGAGTCTAAACCGAGTCCAATTAATAATGGAATTGCAAGTGTATCGGCAGCCATCTCGCCGCAAACGCTGACCGATTTATGATTCTTCTTCGCTTCCTTTACGATATGCTGAATAGTTCTGATAACCACAGGGTTAAATTCCTGGTAGAGATTTGAAACAAGATCATTCCCTCTATCAACAGCCATTAAATATTGAATCAAATCGTTTGTACCAATACTTATAAAATCCACTTCTTCAGAAAATTCTTTTGACATAACAGCCGCAGAAGGAACTTCAATCATGACTCCAACTTTGATATGATTATCAAAATGTATTTTATCTGCTTTTAATTCCTTCTTACAGTCAGTAATAATTTCTTTAGACTTCCATATTTCCTCAATTGTAGAAATCATCGGAAGCATTACCTGAATGTTTTTATTCTTACTCGCTCGAAGAATAGCTCGGAGCTGTGTCTTGAACAAACTTAAATTTTCAAGCAGCAGTCTAATTCCCCGCAGACCAAGGAATGGATTAGGTTCAACAAAATCGAGAAATTTAAATTTATCCCCTCCAATATCAAAAGTTCTAATTATTAAAGTTTCCGGATAAATTCTTGAAGCAAGTTTAGAATAAATATCTGCTTGCTCATCCTCAGTCGGGAATTCTCCAAGCTCATCTAGAATCTGCTCGGTACGATAAAGCCCGATTCCATTTGCACCTGTTGTAACAACTAAATCAATCTCTCCCGAAACATCAACATTAGCCATCAACTTAATTTCTTTTCCATCGAGAGTTTCAGCAGGAAGCTCCTTCAGGTCAATTAATTCTTCTTGAAGTTTGAGCAAGCGGCTTATTTTTTGAGAAAAGAAATTAATTTGTTCTTCCGATGGATCGAAAATAATATAACCGTGAAATCCATCAACAATAATTGTTTGATCGTCCTTCAGAATTTCTGTTGCATTATGAGTACCAACAACAGCAGGAATATTTAACGAACGCGATACTATGGCGGCGTGTGAAGTAATCCCCCGTGATCAGTGACAAAGCCCTTCACATTATTGCGTGAAAGTAATAGTGCATCCGCCGGAGTTAAAGAATCGCTGACAACAATTACATCGTGTTTAATTTTTGATTGTAGTCTTTTCTTTTGAAGATTACGAATGATTCTATTTTTAATATCATCAATATCGTGCGCACGATCTTTCATATAAGACTCGTTTGACAGCACCATTAATTCCTGATATTTAGATATTTCATCATGGACAATATATTCGGGCTGTCTTAATTCTTTTTCAATTCGATAAATAATTTTTTGTAAAAGAATTGGATCATCGAGGATCATCATTTGTGCTTCAAAAATTGATGCGCGTGCATCATCCATTTTTTCACGCGCCATAGCAAAAATTTTTTGAAGCTCTTTTTTAGATTTATTTAATGCTTCATTAAAATTTTTTATAGCTTCATCAACATTAGTAATTTCACCTTTGTTTATATCCAGTTTTTCTTTTGTAAATAAATAAACCTGTCCGATAACGATTCCGGGTGCGGCAGCGATTCCAGTCACCTTGTTTAAAGAATTTTTATAAAGTTTACTGAAGCTTTTCATAATTCATCAAACCCTCTGTTAAAGTATTCTGCAATTTCAAAGGCTGCTTGTTCTTCATCTTCACCGTCAAATGTAAGTACTATTTCGGCACCTGTTTCAGCAGCTAAAGTCATCACGCCGATAATGCTTTTACCGTTTATTTGAACTCCATCTCGTGAGATAAAAAATTCACATTTATATTTTGCAGCGAGTTTAACAATAGTCGCCGCCGGTCTTGTATGCAGCCCGGCTTTGTTTACAATCTTTACTGTTTTTTCAATCATTATTTATTTCTTTTGATTAATGAATCAGCAAGCCAGCGAAAAATATTCACCTCTCTCTTATTTGAAAGATTCTCAATTGATCTTAATGCTTTGTTCGAATAATTACGAATAGCAGTTTTTGCATCATCAATCACACCAAGCTTTTTATAAAGCTGTTTATACTTTTCAATTTGATTTGATCGAATGCCCTTATTAGCAATTACTTTTAATAAATCTTCTTTGTCTTTGCCTTCAGCTTTTTCTAAAGCTACAATAAATAAAAATGTTTTCTTGCCTTCAATTAAATCACCGCCGATGCGTTTGCCAAAATCAACTTTATCGGCTGTA is a genomic window of Ignavibacteriales bacterium containing:
- a CDS encoding HPr family phosphocarrier protein, whose product is MIEKTVKIVNKAGLHTRPAATIVKLAAKYKCEFFISRDGVQINGKSIIGVMTLAAETGAEIVLTFDGEDEEQAAFEIAEYFNRGFDEL